A stretch of the Streptococcus himalayensis genome encodes the following:
- a CDS encoding EutP/PduV family microcompartment system protein encodes MKKIMFVGSVGVGKTTLTQRLKGLELSYYKTQAIQFYDAIIDTPGEFLQHRKYYNALTVTATEADVIGLLVSAQAIMQTFPQGFSSLFTKPVIGVITKMDLAEDEEQIERARKQLKQAGAIQVFEISALENKGIEELEAYLQED; translated from the coding sequence ATGAAGAAAATCATGTTTGTTGGGTCTGTTGGTGTAGGGAAGACAACCCTCACCCAGCGTTTGAAAGGGTTGGAATTGAGTTATTACAAGACACAAGCCATTCAATTTTATGATGCCATTATTGACACACCAGGAGAATTTTTACAGCACCGCAAGTATTACAATGCTCTTACAGTGACGGCAACAGAAGCTGATGTGATTGGCCTTTTGGTATCTGCTCAAGCAATTATGCAAACATTCCCTCAAGGATTTTCTTCTCTCTTTACAAAACCAGTGATTGGGGTCATTACAAAGATGGATTTGGCAGAAGATGAGGAACAGATTGAACGAGCACGAAAACAGTTAAAACAGGCAGGGGCTATTCAAGTGTTTGAAATTTCTGCGTTGGAAAATAAAGGCATCGAAGAACTGGAAGCTTATCTGCAAGAAGACTAG
- a CDS encoding HAD family hydrolase, whose amino-acid sequence MRKKGIVLLCGAVLLLGACQAQKETETKMSDTKMETMVNDKVLAKGNWEDTLHARLVKMIEENGKMSADYKEHQRPYAVFDWDNTTVINDIGEATFTYQISNLAFKMTPEQFNEAVRETLPADDFKEEFNNKDGQAVNIDKIATDLLSDYTVLYNEYSGMNGTKSLDEVKQMDEFKDFSAKLRYLYEAVGGTFSSDISYPWVTYLYAGMTSEEVEALSEKSIDYALKDDLVYETWESPSTLKGEAGQVSVTFKRGVRSVKEMQNLYKALMDNGIDVYICSASYYDVIVPYATNSKYGYNIPKDHVFAMRLIKDEQGIIQSKFDTSYAQTQGEGKTSTIKDLIAVNYEGAEPIMIGGDSNGDYAMLKDFPKLQVGLIFNLLRDPSKGVGLLAKEAVDTYGKESEKYFLQGRDENKGMLLPQRETIKLDKKDAQLMKE is encoded by the coding sequence ATGCGGAAAAAAGGGATTGTATTGCTCTGTGGAGCTGTGTTATTGTTAGGAGCTTGTCAAGCTCAAAAGGAGACAGAAACCAAGATGTCTGATACGAAAATGGAGACGATGGTGAACGACAAGGTTTTAGCCAAAGGCAACTGGGAAGATACCTTGCACGCTCGCTTGGTCAAGATGATTGAAGAAAATGGTAAGATGAGTGCGGATTACAAAGAACATCAGCGGCCGTATGCAGTATTTGACTGGGATAATACGACGGTCATCAACGATATTGGGGAAGCAACATTCACATATCAGATTTCCAATCTTGCCTTTAAAATGACTCCTGAACAATTTAATGAAGCTGTCCGTGAGACCTTGCCTGCAGATGACTTTAAGGAAGAATTTAACAATAAAGACGGTCAAGCGGTGAATATTGATAAGATTGCGACAGACTTGTTATCGGATTATACCGTTCTTTATAACGAATACAGTGGTATGAATGGAACGAAGTCTTTGGATGAAGTCAAGCAAATGGATGAATTCAAAGATTTTAGTGCTAAATTACGCTACTTGTATGAAGCTGTCGGTGGTACCTTTAGTTCGGATATCAGTTATCCGTGGGTGACCTATCTCTATGCTGGTATGACCTCAGAAGAGGTAGAAGCCTTATCTGAAAAATCAATTGATTATGCCTTGAAGGATGATTTAGTGTATGAAACTTGGGAAAGTCCAAGCACGCTCAAGGGAGAAGCTGGGCAAGTGAGTGTGACGTTCAAACGTGGCGTTCGCTCTGTGAAGGAAATGCAAAATCTCTACAAAGCCTTGATGGACAATGGAATTGATGTGTATATCTGTTCGGCTTCCTACTATGATGTCATTGTTCCTTATGCAACCAATAGCAAATACGGCTACAATATTCCAAAAGACCATGTCTTTGCGATGCGCCTAATCAAAGACGAGCAAGGAATTATTCAATCAAAATTTGATACTTCTTATGCCCAAACTCAAGGAGAAGGAAAGACCAGCACCATTAAGGATTTAATTGCTGTCAATTACGAAGGAGCAGAGCCTATTATGATTGGTGGCGATAGCAACGGCGATTATGCAATGCTCAAAGACTTCCCTAAACTCCAAGTTGGTCTCATCTTCAATCTTTTGAGAGACCCAAGTAAGGGCGTAGGTCTATTGGCTAAGGAAGCTGTTGATACCTATGGCAAAGAAAGTGAAAAATACTTCTTGCAAGGTCGGGACGAAAATAAAGGAATGTTATTGCCACAGAGGGAAACGATTAAATTAGACAAAAAAGATGCACAACTGATGAAAGAATAG
- a CDS encoding ABC transporter ATP-binding protein, with the protein MKKPNQWMVLKRLFSYLKPYKWLTALALSLLLLTTVVKNSIPLIASHFIDHYLSNVNQTAALLLVGYYMMYVLQTVIQYFGNLFFAKVSYSIVRDIRRDAFSNMERLGMSYFDRTPAGSIVSRITNDTEAISEMFSGILSSFISAIFIFSVTLYTMLMLDIRLTALVALLLPLIFLLVNLYRKKSVAVITKTRSLLSDINSKLAESIEGIRIVQAFGQEERLKAEFEAINQEHVVYANRSMALDSLFLRPAMSLLKLLAYALLMAYFGFHGLEAGISAGLMYAFIQYVNRLFDPLIEVTQNFSTLQTSMISAGRVFDLIDERNFEPKQENSAAKIEQGIIEFRDVSFSYDGKRQILDGISFQVKEGETIAFVGATGSGKSSIINVLMRFYEFESGQVLIDGQDIRQFSQAELRKKIGLVLQDPFLYHGTIESNIKMHQELSDEEVQFAAEFVDADQFIQKLPGKYQAPVAERGSSFSTGQRQLLAFARTVASKPKILILDEATANIDSETEQIVQHSLEKMRKGRTTIAIAHRLSTIQDANCIYVLDKGKIIESGRHEELLAKAGAYHKMYQLQAGMLEQS; encoded by the coding sequence ATGAAAAAACCAAATCAATGGATGGTTTTAAAACGCCTCTTCTCCTATCTGAAGCCCTATAAGTGGCTAACAGCCTTGGCTCTGAGCCTACTGTTATTGACAACGGTTGTGAAAAATAGTATTCCTCTGATTGCCTCTCATTTTATTGACCATTATTTAAGCAATGTTAATCAAACTGCGGCATTACTCTTGGTAGGCTATTACATGATGTATGTCTTGCAGACAGTGATTCAATATTTTGGCAATCTCTTTTTTGCCAAGGTCTCTTATAGTATTGTCCGTGATATTCGCAGGGATGCGTTTTCGAATATGGAGCGCTTGGGGATGTCTTATTTTGACCGCACGCCTGCTGGCTCGATTGTCTCACGGATTACCAATGATACAGAAGCCATTTCGGAGATGTTTTCTGGGATTTTATCGAGTTTTATTTCAGCTATTTTTATTTTTAGCGTCACCCTTTATACCATGCTAATGCTGGATATTCGTCTGACTGCTTTAGTGGCACTCTTGCTTCCCCTCATTTTTCTTTTGGTCAATCTCTATCGGAAAAAATCCGTTGCCGTTATTACAAAGACCAGAAGTCTTTTAAGCGACATCAATAGTAAATTGGCGGAAAGTATTGAAGGAATTCGGATTGTTCAAGCCTTTGGTCAGGAAGAACGCTTGAAGGCTGAGTTTGAGGCGATTAACCAAGAGCATGTTGTTTATGCCAATCGTTCGATGGCCTTGGATAGCTTGTTTTTGCGACCTGCTATGTCGCTGTTGAAACTCCTAGCTTATGCGCTCTTGATGGCCTATTTTGGCTTTCACGGCTTAGAGGCAGGCATTTCAGCTGGGCTCATGTATGCCTTTATCCAGTATGTCAATCGCCTGTTTGATCCTTTGATTGAGGTGACACAGAATTTTTCGACCTTGCAAACCTCTATGATTTCGGCAGGGCGTGTCTTTGACTTAATTGATGAAAGGAATTTTGAGCCGAAGCAAGAAAATAGTGCTGCCAAAATCGAACAAGGAATTATCGAATTTCGTGATGTATCCTTTTCTTATGATGGTAAGCGACAGATTTTGGATGGTATTTCCTTTCAAGTGAAGGAAGGGGAAACGATTGCCTTTGTTGGTGCTACGGGTTCTGGAAAATCTTCCATTATCAATGTCCTCATGCGTTTTTATGAATTTGAGTCTGGTCAGGTCTTGATTGATGGTCAGGACATTCGCCAATTTTCACAGGCTGAATTGCGCAAGAAGATTGGACTTGTCTTGCAAGATCCCTTCCTCTATCATGGAACGATTGAGTCTAATATCAAAATGCACCAAGAGCTTTCCGACGAAGAAGTACAATTTGCGGCAGAATTTGTTGATGCGGATCAATTCATTCAAAAATTACCTGGTAAATACCAAGCTCCTGTTGCAGAGCGCGGTAGTAGTTTTTCTACTGGTCAACGGCAATTGCTAGCCTTTGCTCGGACGGTTGCCAGTAAGCCAAAGATTTTGATTTTGGATGAAGCAACAGCCAACATTGACTCGGAAACAGAGCAGATTGTCCAACATTCGCTGGAGAAAATGCGGAAAGGTCGGACAACGATTGCGATTGCCCACCGCTTGTCTACGATTCAAGATGCCAACTGTATCTATGTGCTGGATAAGGGCAAGATTATCGAAAGTGGTAGACATGAGGAATTACTGGCAAAAGCTGGAGCCTATCATAAGATGTATCAATTACAGGCAGGAATGCTGGAGCAATCTTAG
- a CDS encoding ABC transporter ATP-binding protein codes for MSIIKNLWWFFKEEKRRYVIGIASLSLVAVLNLIPPKIMGHVIDAITRKNLTGSELLLQLFYLILAAFAMYGLRYVWRMYILGTSYRLGQLIRYRLFDHFTKMSPSFYQKHRTGDLMAHATNDINSLTRLAGGGVMSAVDASITALVTLVTMFFTISWQMTLIAVLPLPFMALATSKLGRKTHEATKGSQAAFSELNNKVQESVAGIKVTKSFGYQEDEIAAFQEINEMAFVKNMRTMSYDVLFDPLVLLFIGGSYVLTLAVGAFMIAQGQVTIGDLVTFVTYLDMLVWPLMAIGFLFNIAQRGHVSYDRIQKLLDQESDIQNPEHPVERIANGRLVYDVDQFSYEADQTLSDIHFVLEKGQTLGLVGQTGSGKSTLIKLLLREQDVNQGKITLNGHDLRDYRLSDLRSLIGYVPQDQFLFATTILENVRFGNPSLSLAEVEAATKLSQVYEDIVAMPDGFSTLIGEKGVSLSGGQKQRLAMSRAMILDPDILILDDSLSAVDAKTEHAIIENLKETRQAKTTIISAHRLSAVVHADLILVMQNGQIIERGRHEDLLNQGGWYAQTYASQQLEMEEI; via the coding sequence ATGTCTATTATAAAAAATCTCTGGTGGTTTTTTAAAGAGGAAAAACGGCGCTATGTCATTGGGATTGCTTCCCTGAGCTTGGTCGCTGTTTTAAATTTGATTCCGCCAAAAATTATGGGGCATGTTATCGATGCCATTACACGGAAAAATTTAACGGGAAGTGAACTTCTGCTTCAGCTTTTCTACCTAATTCTTGCAGCCTTTGCTATGTATGGTTTGCGCTATGTTTGGCGGATGTATATTTTAGGGACTTCCTACCGCTTGGGTCAGCTTATTCGTTACCGTTTGTTTGATCATTTCACTAAAATGTCCCCTTCCTTTTATCAGAAACATCGGACGGGGGATTTAATGGCCCATGCCACCAATGATATTAACTCCTTGACCCGATTGGCTGGAGGCGGTGTTATGTCAGCGGTTGACGCTTCAATTACAGCTTTGGTAACTCTAGTGACGATGTTTTTTACCATTTCTTGGCAGATGACCTTGATTGCCGTACTTCCCTTGCCGTTTATGGCTTTAGCGACAAGCAAACTTGGTCGAAAGACTCATGAAGCAACCAAGGGGTCTCAAGCGGCTTTTTCGGAATTAAACAACAAGGTGCAAGAAAGTGTGGCTGGTATCAAGGTGACCAAGTCTTTTGGCTATCAAGAGGATGAAATCGCTGCTTTTCAAGAAATCAATGAGATGGCCTTCGTAAAAAATATGCGTACCATGAGCTATGATGTGCTTTTTGATCCTCTAGTGCTCTTGTTCATCGGAGGTTCCTATGTCTTAACGCTTGCGGTTGGAGCTTTCATGATTGCCCAAGGGCAGGTAACGATTGGCGATTTGGTAACCTTTGTGACCTACCTAGATATGCTGGTTTGGCCCTTGATGGCGATTGGTTTTCTATTTAATATTGCTCAGCGGGGGCATGTTTCCTACGATCGAATTCAAAAACTCTTAGATCAAGAATCGGACATTCAAAATCCAGAACATCCTGTTGAGCGTATTGCAAACGGTCGTCTGGTCTATGATGTGGACCAATTCAGCTACGAAGCTGACCAAACCTTATCGGATATTCACTTTGTTTTGGAAAAAGGACAGACCTTGGGCTTAGTGGGGCAAACGGGTTCTGGGAAGTCAACCTTGATTAAATTGTTATTACGGGAGCAAGATGTTAATCAGGGAAAGATTACCTTAAATGGTCACGATTTGCGTGATTATCGTTTGTCTGACCTTCGAAGTTTAATTGGTTATGTACCGCAAGATCAATTCTTATTTGCGACGACGATTTTAGAAAATGTTCGCTTTGGCAATCCTTCTCTTTCACTAGCAGAAGTTGAAGCGGCAACCAAACTCTCCCAAGTGTATGAGGATATTGTCGCCATGCCCGACGGTTTTTCTACCCTGATTGGTGAAAAAGGGGTGTCTTTATCAGGTGGTCAAAAACAGCGACTTGCCATGAGTCGGGCCATGATTTTAGACCCAGATATTTTGATATTGGACGATTCGTTATCAGCTGTTGATGCCAAAACGGAGCATGCCATTATCGAAAATCTCAAAGAAACCAGGCAGGCTAAAACGACGATTATCTCAGCTCATCGTTTGTCAGCCGTTGTCCATGCAGACTTGATTTTGGTAATGCAAAATGGACAGATTATTGAGCGTGGTCGCCATGAGGATTTACTAAATCAAGGTGGTTGGTATGCCCAGACCTATGCTTCTCAGCAGTTAGAAATGGAGGAGATTTGA
- a CDS encoding cupin domain-containing protein — protein MANVEQLRQESPFKMGAKNEAYQTVFTGQSYLEMLAQASDGQVAVANVTFEPGCRNHWHIHVDGYQILLVTGGTGWYQEEGKPARLLTAGDVLVTEKGVKHWHGATKDSWFEHIAITSGKSEFYEAVSDEEYTILDEE, from the coding sequence ATGGCGAATGTAGAACAATTGAGACAAGAAAGCCCCTTTAAAATGGGTGCAAAAAATGAGGCTTATCAGACAGTATTTACCGGCCAATCCTATTTGGAGATGCTGGCACAAGCTTCAGATGGGCAAGTGGCTGTTGCCAATGTGACCTTTGAGCCAGGCTGTCGCAATCACTGGCATATTCACGTAGATGGCTATCAGATTCTCTTAGTAACAGGTGGAACAGGCTGGTATCAAGAAGAGGGAAAACCAGCTCGCCTGTTAACAGCAGGAGACGTCTTGGTGACAGAAAAAGGGGTAAAACACTGGCATGGAGCGACCAAAGATAGCTGGTTTGAACACATCGCTATTACCTCAGGAAAAAGTGAATTTTATGAAGCTGTGAGTGATGAAGAGTATACAATATTAGACGAGGAATGA